The proteins below are encoded in one region of Triticum aestivum cultivar Chinese Spring chromosome 1B, IWGSC CS RefSeq v2.1, whole genome shotgun sequence:
- the LOC123119432 gene encoding ubiquitin-conjugating enzyme E2 5 isoform X1 — MSSPSKRREMDLMKLMMSDYKVEMVNDGMQEFFVEFRGPTENELLACSFALEHLRDLVNLSTVYLFCCMGRAAIFLINCGCVLNLIGIYQGGVWKVRVELPDAYPYKSPSIGFINKIYHPNVDEMSGSVCLDVINQTWSPMFDLVNVFEVFLPQLLLYPNPSDPLNGEAAALMMRDRPAYEQKVKEFCEKYAKPEDAGITPEDKSSDEEELSEDEDDSGDEDIVGKPDP, encoded by the exons ATGTCCTCCCCAAGCAAGCGTCGCGAGATGGACCTCATGAAGCT GATGATGAGCGACTATAAGGTGGAGATGGTGAACGATGGGATGCAAGAATTCTTCGTGGAATTCCGAGGGCCTACTGAAA ATGAATTGCTCGCTTGTTCATTTGCCCTGGAGCATCTTCGCGATTTGGTGAATTTAAGTACAGTATATCTTTTCTGTTGTATGGGAAGAGCGGCTATATTTCTAATCAATTGTGGATGTGTTCTAAATTTAATAGGTATTTATCAAGGTGGTGTCTGGAAGGTTAGAGTAGAACTGCCTGATGCATATCCTTACAAATCTCCGTCAATTGGGTTCATTAATAAGATTTATCACCCAAATGTGGATGAAAT GTCTGGTTCCGTATGTTTAGATGTTATCAACCAGACATGGAGCCCAATGTTTG ATCTAGTAAATGTGTTCGAAGTCTTCCTTCCACAACTTCTGTTGTACCCAAATCCGTCTGATCCATTAAATGGAGAGGCTGCTGCACTTATGATGCGAGATCGCCCTGCTTATGAACAAAAAGTGAAAG AATTTTGTGAAAAATATGCGAAACCAGAGGATGCTGGCATAACCCCAGAAGACAAGTCCAGTGATGAAGAGGAGCTTAGCGAAGACGAAGATGACTCCGGCGATGAGGATATAGTGGGCAAACCAGATCCTTAG
- the LOC123119432 gene encoding ubiquitin-conjugating enzyme E2 4 isoform X2: MSSPSKRREMDLMKLMMSDYKVEMVNDGMQEFFVEFRGPTESIYQGGVWKVRVELPDAYPYKSPSIGFINKIYHPNVDEMSGSVCLDVINQTWSPMFDLVNVFEVFLPQLLLYPNPSDPLNGEAAALMMRDRPAYEQKVKEFCEKYAKPEDAGITPEDKSSDEEELSEDEDDSGDEDIVGKPDP; this comes from the exons ATGTCCTCCCCAAGCAAGCGTCGCGAGATGGACCTCATGAAGCT GATGATGAGCGACTATAAGGTGGAGATGGTGAACGATGGGATGCAAGAATTCTTCGTGGAATTCCGAGGGCCTACTGAAA GTATTTATCAAGGTGGTGTCTGGAAGGTTAGAGTAGAACTGCCTGATGCATATCCTTACAAATCTCCGTCAATTGGGTTCATTAATAAGATTTATCACCCAAATGTGGATGAAAT GTCTGGTTCCGTATGTTTAGATGTTATCAACCAGACATGGAGCCCAATGTTTG ATCTAGTAAATGTGTTCGAAGTCTTCCTTCCACAACTTCTGTTGTACCCAAATCCGTCTGATCCATTAAATGGAGAGGCTGCTGCACTTATGATGCGAGATCGCCCTGCTTATGAACAAAAAGTGAAAG AATTTTGTGAAAAATATGCGAAACCAGAGGATGCTGGCATAACCCCAGAAGACAAGTCCAGTGATGAAGAGGAGCTTAGCGAAGACGAAGATGACTCCGGCGATGAGGATATAGTGGGCAAACCAGATCCTTAG